In Bacillus sp. Cs-700, one genomic interval encodes:
- a CDS encoding DUF2802 domain-containing protein, whose translation MYPFIFISIALHLVSFLCIVILFLKQTKGAGREEIAASMEVYIEQLEEENDRLLNEVKSYVDKRENQLDMRLRVLEQARAPEVEEPKKPDIVQHPSAHNERNQKAVQLHQQGFSVADIARILNCGIGEVELIVNLHGRSEQR comes from the coding sequence ATGTATCCATTTATTTTTATTAGCATTGCGCTTCATCTTGTGAGCTTTCTATGTATCGTGATTCTTTTTCTAAAGCAAACGAAGGGAGCGGGACGAGAAGAGATCGCAGCCAGTATGGAAGTCTATATTGAACAGCTTGAGGAAGAGAATGACCGTCTCTTAAACGAAGTAAAATCCTACGTGGATAAACGTGAAAACCAGCTGGATATGCGCCTTCGCGTTTTAGAGCAGGCGCGTGCTCCTGAAGTCGAAGAGCCAAAGAAACCGGATATTGTTCAGCATCCTTCCGCTCATAATGAACGAAACCAAAAAGCCGTTCAGCTTCACCAGCAGGGCTTTTCGGTAGCGGACATTGCGCGGATATTAAACTGCGGGATCGGAGAAGTAGAGCTGATCGTCAATTTACATGGAAGGTCTGAACAGCGATGA
- a CDS encoding FliA/WhiG family RNA polymerase sigma factor: protein MKSKMDKQTTEYWRAWKEEKQEEAGNHLISLYRPLVDYAVQRYAAALPSTVQRDDLMSFAYQGLLDALEKFEPERDLKFETYAGWRIKGAIIDGLRHNDWVPRSVRDKARKIEEAYAVLEQRNQTSSSDHDVAEFLGMTIEEVQRVIQDASLSTMVSVDEPVQEDEQQKIERYSVIENEHADLPEKHLHHHFIKQLLAETIDRLPEKEKIVVSLVYFEELTLTEIARILGLSTSRISQLHSRALLRMKGVLRANKEHVQSM, encoded by the coding sequence ATGAAATCCAAAATGGATAAACAGACAACCGAATATTGGAGAGCGTGGAAAGAGGAGAAGCAGGAAGAGGCAGGCAACCATCTTATCTCGCTTTATCGTCCGCTTGTTGATTACGCTGTGCAACGATATGCGGCCGCTCTCCCATCTACTGTTCAGCGTGATGACCTTATGAGTTTCGCCTATCAGGGGCTTCTTGATGCACTTGAAAAATTCGAGCCAGAACGTGATTTGAAATTTGAAACGTACGCCGGCTGGCGGATTAAAGGCGCGATCATTGATGGCCTGCGTCATAATGATTGGGTGCCACGCTCTGTTCGTGACAAGGCGCGTAAAATTGAAGAAGCTTATGCTGTTTTAGAACAGCGAAATCAAACATCTAGCAGTGACCATGATGTGGCCGAGTTCCTTGGTATGACAATTGAAGAAGTGCAGCGCGTGATTCAAGATGCATCATTATCAACAATGGTATCAGTGGATGAGCCTGTGCAAGAGGATGAGCAGCAAAAAATCGAACGGTATAGCGTGATTGAAAACGAGCATGCCGATTTACCAGAAAAACATCTCCACCACCATTTTATTAAACAGCTACTAGCTGAAACCATTGACCGCTTACCTGAGAAAGAAAAAATTGTTGTCTCCCTCGTATACTTTGAAGAATTGACGCTTACTGAGATTGCAAGAATTCTAGGGTTATCGACGAGTCGCATTTCCCAACTACACTCGAGAGCGCTCCTTCGCATGAAGGGTGTCCTCCGAGCTAACAAAGAACATGTTCAATCAATGTAA
- a CDS encoding MinD/ParA family protein: protein MADQANQLRQEVKRRLHSGSSNRNTKVIAVTSGKGGVGKSNVSLNFALSLVALNKKVVIFDLDVGMANLDVLMGVTPKETVMTMLEKELSLEAVVETGINGLQYLAGGHGIGKILSLDGLQLNHFLKEVGSLQGKVDYIILDTGAGLTYEGMRFLQAADDVFLVINPEPPSITDGYSVLKALNEKNKQASVKLIVNRSLTKEEAERTSLNFQKASVQFLNKSIDLLGAIPDDPFVRKAVIAQSPYLLEYPNSKAAKAIDELVRTYLNLPSVYKLGVKGFLTKILFHK, encoded by the coding sequence ATGGCTGATCAAGCGAATCAATTACGTCAAGAAGTGAAACGTCGCCTTCATTCTGGTTCAAGTAATCGAAATACAAAAGTGATCGCTGTCACAAGTGGAAAAGGCGGCGTTGGAAAGTCGAATGTATCGCTTAATTTTGCCCTTAGTCTTGTTGCGTTAAATAAAAAAGTAGTGATTTTTGATTTAGATGTTGGGATGGCAAACCTTGATGTGCTAATGGGGGTTACGCCGAAAGAAACCGTTATGACGATGCTTGAGAAGGAGCTATCACTTGAAGCCGTCGTTGAAACAGGGATAAATGGTCTTCAATATTTAGCAGGTGGTCATGGAATCGGAAAAATTCTTTCGTTAGACGGCCTGCAATTAAATCATTTTTTAAAAGAAGTGGGTTCGCTTCAAGGAAAAGTGGATTACATTATTCTCGATACAGGCGCGGGGCTCACTTATGAAGGAATGCGGTTTCTTCAAGCGGCTGATGATGTTTTTCTTGTCATTAATCCTGAGCCACCTTCGATTACAGATGGATATAGTGTTCTAAAAGCGCTAAATGAAAAAAATAAACAAGCCTCTGTCAAACTGATCGTAAATCGATCCCTTACGAAGGAAGAGGCTGAACGTACGTCCCTTAATTTCCAAAAAGCCTCTGTTCAGTTTTTAAATAAGTCGATTGATTTGCTTGGGGCGATTCCAGATGATCCTTTTGTGCGTAAAGCGGTTATCGCACAGTCACCCTATTTACTTGAATATCCAAATTCGAAAGCGGCAAAGGCAATAGACGAATTGGTTCGAACGTATTTAAACCTTCCTTCTGTTTATAAACTTGGCGTGAAAGGTTTTTTGACGAAGATACTGTTTCACAAATAA
- the flhF gene encoding flagellar biosynthesis protein FlhF, whose protein sequence is MKIKRYVVTHLREAMPLIRQELGQDAVILNTKKVKVGGIFGLFQKQRLEVLAALDEEKVAKEETSEFATLLQSEKKRREEAPKRIEEQTPKVDKQPEADTQVLGELKSMKEMMMQMMENERLPKQLKPVQAFLEAQEFSQAIRSGVMAELLIKSKSYPSYTKEDAFTWMRQVFAKRIKNYPSIRSEPKKIRCFVGPTGVGKTTTIAKIAGHLLLKERQSVGLITSDTYRIAAVEQLRTYADILGIPMEVVQSPADLEQSLERLSTCDIILMDTAGRNYQQYGYITQLETLLSGQELSITLMLSLTHRYSDMRLIADNFQSLGVSEVMMTKMDETTVRGPVFNFMEDYNLPITVLTTGQNVPDDLVRTTPEFLLDLVTEGR, encoded by the coding sequence ATGAAGATCAAACGCTATGTGGTCACCCACCTTCGAGAAGCAATGCCCCTTATTAGGCAGGAGCTCGGCCAGGATGCCGTTATTTTAAATACGAAAAAAGTAAAAGTAGGCGGGATTTTCGGCTTATTTCAGAAACAGCGCCTTGAAGTGCTTGCTGCTCTTGATGAAGAAAAGGTAGCGAAAGAAGAAACAAGTGAGTTTGCTACGTTACTACAGTCTGAAAAAAAGCGTCGGGAAGAGGCGCCTAAACGAATAGAAGAGCAGACGCCTAAAGTGGACAAACAGCCAGAAGCTGATACTCAGGTGCTTGGTGAGCTAAAGTCGATGAAAGAAATGATGATGCAAATGATGGAGAATGAGCGTTTACCGAAACAGTTAAAGCCGGTACAAGCCTTTTTAGAAGCTCAGGAATTCTCGCAGGCGATTCGTTCAGGTGTCATGGCGGAACTACTAATTAAATCAAAATCTTATCCAAGTTATACAAAGGAAGATGCTTTTACATGGATGAGACAGGTATTTGCAAAACGAATAAAGAATTATCCTAGTATAAGAAGTGAACCAAAGAAAATACGGTGCTTCGTTGGTCCAACAGGAGTGGGGAAAACAACGACAATTGCGAAGATAGCAGGGCATTTATTATTGAAAGAGCGTCAATCCGTTGGCCTTATTACCTCAGATACGTACCGGATTGCCGCAGTCGAACAGCTTCGAACGTATGCTGATATTCTCGGCATCCCAATGGAAGTTGTCCAATCTCCTGCCGATTTAGAACAGTCACTTGAACGCCTTTCAACATGTGACATCATTCTTATGGATACGGCGGGACGGAATTATCAGCAGTATGGCTATATTACACAGCTAGAAACGCTTTTATCCGGTCAGGAACTTTCGATTACGCTCATGTTAAGCCTTACCCATCGTTATTCTGATATGAGATTGATTGCTGATAATTTTCAATCGCTTGGGGTATCGGAAGTGATGATGACGAAGATGGATGAAACGACAGTTCGAGGGCCGGTTTTTAATTTTATGGAAGATTACAACCTTCCGATTACAGTCCTAACGACTGGGCAGAACGTACCAGATGATCTCGTGAGAACGACACCAGAGTTCCTCCTTGACCTTGTGACGGAGGGACGGTGA